In Phoenix dactylifera cultivar Barhee BC4 chromosome 1, palm_55x_up_171113_PBpolish2nd_filt_p, whole genome shotgun sequence, the genomic stretch GGTTCGGGCCAGGCGGAACCGAGCCCGAGATGCTGCAAGAGCGCAGGGGAGCTCAGCCGGATGGCGAGCACCGTGGCGGAGCGCCGCGCGCTGTGCCAGTGCTTCAAGCAGACGGGGCCATCCTTCGGGGTGAAGCCCGAGCGAGCGAACCACCTCCTCACGGCCTGCAACCTCAGCCTCACCATCCCCCTCAACCCCAACATGGACTGCAGCCGGTCGGTCATTCCCTTTCCATCTTCCAGTATCCAAATACTACTGTTACCTCCACGCATGGTGCCACGGTCTTCATGCTTTTGGTTACACTATGAGATATATGATGTGTTATTTTTGTTACTCACTTTGGTTTGTTTTCCTCTTTGTGTCTGTGGGCTTGCAGGATTTCATAAATGGTGGAGTATATTAGAGAGCTACGTTCGGAGGAGCATTCCTGGGATATATGCAGGAGAAGTAGGATATATTATTATAGCTACGTTCAGTGGGATGCAGTTGCTATCAGGGTGTTTCTGTTGTTGTGAAGTCCTTTGGACCTCTGGGCTTAATTTGATGTTGAATATAAAGTTAATGTCAAGGGTGTAACAGGTATATGTACGTAGAATAATTAATGGAGTTTGTAGTATAGAGTGCTTAATTAGTAACTACTTTTATTGGATGCCACTTATCTTCTCATGATCTGGATTGAGAGTGAAAATAGTAGAACAAGAAACGTATAAGTTCGCTTGTCTGATTCTCAATTTCATTTTTGCCAAGATCTCTAATTAATTAACAAGACGTTTCATGAGATTTGGTGAACTTAAATAATTTGATCTATTTTCTCGAGGATGTGATGTAGTACTCAGAGCACACTTTGGATTCATGCAGCCTTCTCAGCCTACTcttacatcctcaaaataaatgTTTCGTGACGTGGATCGATGCTTGATTCCTGGTGTAATAATTTGGCATAATAACATCTTAATTAATTTCTCATTTCCAATACGTTGTCCATTAGTTTCCCAGCATTCGGGTAATTCCTAG encodes the following:
- the LOC103717043 gene encoding non-specific lipid-transfer protein 3-like, yielding MASSSARCTLWAVAAVLVVSTAAAAAAAKVSCGDAVNALIPCGSYLVGSGQAEPSPRCCKSAGELSRMASTVAERRALCQCFKQTGPSFGVKPERANHLLTACNLSLTIPLNPNMDCSRIS